From one Oncorhynchus clarkii lewisi isolate Uvic-CL-2024 chromosome 6, UVic_Ocla_1.0, whole genome shotgun sequence genomic stretch:
- the LOC139411810 gene encoding octapeptide-repeat protein T2-like, producing ERERAADRERERERQTERERERERQTERERERAADRERERESGRQRERERERQTERERERERAADRERERESGRQRERERERQTERERERERQTERERERESDRQRERERAADRERE from the exons gagagagagagagcggcagacagagagagagagagagagcggcagacagagagagagagagagagagagcggcagacagagagagagagagagagagcggcagacagagagagagagagagagagcggcagacagagagagagagagagagagcggcagacagagagagagagagagagagagagagcggcagacagagagagagagagagagagcggcagacagagagagagagagagagagcgccagacagagagagagagagagagagagcggcagacagagagagagagagagagagag agcgacagacagagagagagagagagagcggcagacagagagagagag